The following are from one region of the Rattus rattus isolate New Zealand chromosome 13, Rrattus_CSIRO_v1, whole genome shotgun sequence genome:
- the Trmt9b gene encoding probable tRNA methyltransferase 9B isoform X2 — translation MARVLAPGGQLMIYVWAMEQKNRHFEKQDVLVPWNRALCSRLLSESHQSWGHSCEHPTSQGYQGPGSACSCAVCFKGRCDSKRSHSMDYGPAVARTCCEAISKEGQEENGLYSNFGKSFRSWFFSRSLDESTLRKQIERVRPVKITEGWANSTVSHQPSRYPSLDLHAQEPFSTKGPNLDEVFVDASSQRHVGCLGVPSTSDDFTRHKGGESRRKEGGNFLDTTDTGDSVAARNGGDRSARKTLRRVSAFDSTDSNSEDPSFVEGQQDAPDSKAFMRYYHVFREGELSSLLQECVAELQVLSSGNDHGNWCIIAEKKRSWD, via the coding sequence ATGGCCAGAGTCTTAGCTCCCGGAGGCCAGCTGATGATTTACGTCTGGGCAATGGAACAGAAGAACCGACACTTTGAGAAACAGGATGTGCTTGTGCCATGGAACAGGGCACTCTGTTCCCGGCTGCTGTCAGAATCCCACCAGTCGTGGGGGCATTCGTGTGAGCATCCCACGAGCCAAGGCTACCAGGGCCCTGGCTCCGCCTGCAGCTGCGCAGTGTGTTTTAAGGGCAGATGTGATTCCAAGAGGTCCCACAGCATGGACTACGGGCCTGCGGTGGCCAGAACCTGCTGCGAAGCTATTtcgaaggaaggacaggaagagaaTGGATTATATAGCAATTTTGGAAAATCCTTTCGCTCCTGGTTTTTTTCCAGGTCTTTGGATGAATCAACCCTGAGGAAGCAAATTGAAAGGGTCAGGCCGGTGAAAATCACAGAGGGCTGGGCCAACAGCACCGTGTCCCACCAGCCTTCCCGATACCCCAGCTTAGACTTGCATGCCCAGGAGCCGTTTTCAACAAAAGGACCGAACTTAGATGAGGTGTTCGTAGACGCATCTTCTCAAAGACACGTGGGCTGCCTGGGAGTACCCAGCACTTCAGACGACTTCACCCGACACAAGGGAGgagagagtaggaggaaggaggggggcaATTTTCTGGACACCACTGATACCGGGGACAGTGTGGCTGCAAGAAATGGCGGTGATCGTTCTGCCAGAAAAACATTAAGGAGGGTTTCTGCATTCGACTCCACGGACTCCAACTCAGAAGACCCAAGCTTTGTGGAAGGGCAACAGGATGCTCCAGATTCCAAAGCCTTCATGCGTTACTACCACGTGTTCCGGGAAGGTGAGCTGTCCAGCCTGCTGCAGGAATGTGTGGCTGAACTGCAGGTCCTGAGCTCCGGCAATGACCATGGTAACTGGTGCATCATCGCAGAGAAAAAGAGGAGCTGGGATTAA